The proteins below come from a single Streptomyces sp. B3I8 genomic window:
- a CDS encoding copper resistance CopC/CopD family protein produces the protein MDAQRDRGSSHPHLTRALTLLGATLLLLLATVSIAATPASAHAVLTSSTPQDGTVVRIAPRTVTLTFSESVGLLDDSFRVLDHTNRRLHTGRPTREDGRGDTARITLPARMGKGTFTIGWRVVSADSHPVSGAFTFSIGKPSPSAAVLPAEPSSNGASTVLYDIARYFAYGGIALLIGVFAFAATTGLEPARGPARLGWWTLLAATVALFLLRGPYERGTGPATALDPTLLDDTAATRPGLVLLVRLPLLAAAVFFPLRRREGEPLRERLRLTGGALLALALALTWAMSEHASAGLQVPVAITSAVLHLLSMAAWLGGLVVLLTTLYRSPEKLPAGAVTRFSRLAFTSVVVLVATGVYQSWRGLGSLDTLTTTTYGRLLTAKLLAVVVLLAAAAYSRRFTARPAAPREATAPARAAQNREPHAVASLSPDAESAGRRRLRTSVLAEVTVGVMVLMVTTLLTGTQPGRAETEAVAAQEAASPILGASAAVPFVVGAPGGRGKAQVDLTPGRAGENTVQVVTYGPDDGIVTVPEVRLTFTLGDQKLGPLDAKLEDQGGYWTSDALNLPLPGVWTMKVTVRTTDVDQVTVKKDIRIG, from the coding sequence GTGGACGCACAGCGGGACCGCGGTTCCTCCCACCCCCACCTCACCCGCGCGCTCACCCTGCTCGGCGCCACCCTCCTTCTGCTGCTCGCCACCGTCTCCATCGCCGCCACCCCCGCATCCGCCCACGCCGTCCTCACGTCCTCGACCCCTCAGGACGGCACCGTCGTCAGAATCGCCCCCCGCACCGTCACCCTCACCTTCAGCGAGTCCGTCGGCCTGCTCGACGACTCCTTCCGCGTCCTGGACCACACCAACCGGCGCCTCCACACCGGCCGGCCCACCCGCGAGGACGGCCGCGGCGACACCGCCCGCATCACCCTCCCCGCCCGCATGGGCAAGGGCACCTTCACCATCGGCTGGCGCGTCGTCTCCGCCGACAGCCACCCCGTCTCCGGTGCGTTCACCTTCTCCATCGGCAAGCCGTCCCCCAGCGCGGCCGTCCTCCCCGCCGAGCCCTCCTCGAACGGCGCCTCCACGGTCCTCTACGACATCGCCCGCTACTTCGCCTACGGGGGCATCGCCCTCCTGATCGGCGTCTTCGCGTTCGCCGCCACCACCGGGCTGGAGCCGGCACGGGGCCCCGCCCGTCTGGGGTGGTGGACCCTGCTGGCCGCCACCGTCGCGCTGTTCCTGCTGCGTGGCCCGTACGAGCGGGGTACCGGGCCCGCCACCGCCCTCGACCCGACGCTGCTCGACGACACGGCCGCCACCCGCCCCGGCCTCGTCCTCCTCGTCCGGCTGCCGCTTCTCGCGGCGGCGGTCTTCTTTCCGCTGCGCCGGAGGGAGGGGGAACCGCTCAGGGAACGGCTGCGGCTCACCGGCGGTGCGCTGCTGGCACTGGCGCTCGCCCTCACCTGGGCCATGTCCGAGCACGCCTCCGCCGGCCTGCAGGTCCCGGTGGCGATCACGTCCGCGGTGCTGCACCTGCTGTCGATGGCCGCCTGGCTCGGCGGCCTGGTGGTCCTGCTGACCACGCTGTACCGGTCGCCCGAGAAACTCCCGGCCGGTGCGGTGACCCGCTTCTCCCGTCTCGCGTTCACCTCGGTCGTCGTGCTCGTGGCCACCGGCGTCTATCAGTCCTGGCGGGGCCTCGGCTCCCTGGACACCCTGACCACCACGACCTACGGCAGGCTCCTCACGGCCAAGCTGCTGGCCGTGGTGGTGCTGCTGGCGGCGGCCGCGTACTCCCGCCGCTTCACGGCCCGGCCGGCCGCGCCCCGGGAGGCGACGGCCCCCGCCCGGGCGGCACAAAACCGCGAACCGCATGCGGTTGCCTCCCTGTCCCCCGACGCGGAGTCGGCCGGCCGCCGTCGGTTGCGCACCTCCGTCCTCGCCGAGGTCACCGTGGGCGTCATGGTGCTCATGGTGACCACTCTGCTGACCGGAACCCAGCCGGGCCGCGCCGAGACGGAGGCCGTCGCCGCGCAGGAGGCGGCCTCGCCGATCCTGGGTGCCTCGGCCGCCGTCCCCTTCGTGGTGGGTGCGCCGGGTGGCCGGGGCAAGGCGCAGGTCGACCTGACCCCAGGCCGAGCGGGTGAGAACACGGTGCAGGTCGTGACGTACGGGCCGGACGACGGCATCGTCACGGTCCCGGAGGTCCGCCTCACGTTCACTCTGGGGGACCAGAAGCTCGGGCCCCTCGACGCCAAACTCGAGGATCAGGGCGGTTACTGGACCTCCGACGCCCTCAACCTGCCGCTCCCCGGAGTCTGGACGATGAAGGTGACGGTGCGGACGACGGACGTCGACCAGGTCACGGTGAAGAAGGACATCCGCATTGGCTGA